In Zobellia roscoffensis, the following are encoded in one genomic region:
- a CDS encoding AMP-binding protein, with protein sequence MQTYKELHKQFRLNSNSYSKEELKEVAYSLVKEGEEYEKAIGDFLIDWLNEKPTLTVHTSGSTGQPKPIILLKEHMVNSALATGSFFKLEAKNTALLCLPATYIAGKMMLVRAMVLGLSIDCVNPSSNPLEENNNLYDFAAMVPLQFENSLSVLGGVKKLIVGGAPVSYKLKKAFLNAGQRTNVYETYGMTETITHIAVKPLLGQLITSNMDLDVFTTLTDVKITADSRGCLVIDAPMVSNELIHTNDMVDLVSETQFKWLGRFDNVINSGGVKLFPEQIETKLVSTIESRFFVTGLPDDKLGNKLILIVEGVQNISILQDQIEKITSLKKLERPKEILAVESFEETTSGKIQRRATLDKIAF encoded by the coding sequence ATGCAGACGTACAAAGAACTTCATAAACAGTTTAGGCTAAATAGTAACTCATATTCCAAAGAAGAACTAAAGGAAGTAGCCTATAGTTTGGTTAAAGAAGGGGAGGAGTACGAAAAAGCTATTGGAGATTTTCTGATAGATTGGTTAAATGAAAAGCCTACTTTGACCGTGCACACCTCTGGTTCTACAGGACAACCGAAACCTATAATACTGTTAAAGGAGCATATGGTTAACTCAGCTTTAGCAACAGGAAGCTTTTTTAAACTTGAAGCTAAAAATACTGCTTTGTTATGTCTTCCGGCAACTTATATTGCAGGTAAGATGATGTTAGTGAGGGCAATGGTTCTAGGACTTTCAATAGATTGTGTAAACCCTTCTTCAAATCCATTAGAAGAAAATAATAACCTGTATGATTTTGCAGCAATGGTTCCTTTACAGTTTGAAAACTCACTGAGTGTGTTAGGCGGGGTAAAGAAACTTATTGTTGGCGGAGCACCAGTCTCTTATAAATTGAAAAAAGCATTTTTGAATGCCGGTCAGAGAACCAATGTTTATGAAACCTATGGTATGACGGAAACCATAACCCATATAGCCGTGAAACCACTTTTAGGGCAATTGATTACATCTAATATGGATTTGGATGTGTTTACGACTTTAACCGACGTAAAAATTACAGCAGATAGCAGAGGGTGTTTAGTAATTGATGCACCTATGGTGTCCAATGAGCTTATTCATACCAATGACATGGTGGATTTAGTGTCTGAAACCCAGTTTAAGTGGTTGGGCCGTTTTGATAATGTTATTAATTCGGGAGGTGTAAAATTATTTCCTGAACAAATAGAAACAAAGTTAGTATCAACAATAGAAAGTAGATTTTTTGTAACGGGACTCCCAGATGATAAACTGGGTAATAAATTGATTTTAATTGTAGAAGGAGTTCAAAATATATCAATACTTCAAGATCAAATAGAAAAAATCACTTCGCTTAAAAAACTCGAAAGACCTAAAGAGATTCTGGCAGTAGAAAGTTTTGAAGAGACGACTAGCGGTAAAATACAAAGAAGGGCAACCTTAGATAAGATTGCCTTTTAA
- a CDS encoding acyl-CoA carboxylase subunit beta yields the protein MDLKFNKNEDHNKLLLSDLKRRLAQVKLGGGKARIEKQHAQGKMTARERIDYLLDTNKDSVEIGAFVGDGMYEEHGGCPSGGVVIKIGYVSGKQCIVVANDATVKAGAWFPITGKKNLRAQEIAMENRLPIIYLVDSAGVYLPLQDEIFPDKEHFGRIFRNNAKMSSMGITQIAAVMGSCVAGGAYLPIMSDEALIVDKTGSIFLAGSYLVKAAIGETIDNETLGGATTHCEVSGVTDYKAKDDADALTTIKNIMDKIGDFDKAGYNRKPTIKPKENPDDMFGILPNTRTDQYDMGEIIKRLVDNSEFDEYKEGYGKTILTGYARIDGWAVGIVANQRKVVKTQKGEMQFGGVIYSDSADKATRFIANCNQKKIPLVFLQDVTGFMVGSKSEHGGIIKDGAKMVNAVSNSVVPKFTIVIGNSYGAGNYAMCGKAYDPRLIVAWPSAELAVMGGNSAAKVLLQIEKASLKKKGETLTEKKEAELFNKIKSRYDNQVSPYYAASRLWTDAIINPLDTRKWISMGIEAANHAPIEKDFNLGVIQV from the coding sequence ATGGATTTAAAATTTAACAAGAACGAAGACCACAACAAATTACTCTTAAGCGACCTTAAAAGGCGCTTGGCCCAAGTAAAATTGGGAGGTGGTAAAGCGCGTATTGAAAAACAACATGCTCAAGGGAAAATGACAGCTCGCGAGCGCATTGACTATCTTTTGGACACCAATAAAGATAGTGTTGAAATAGGTGCTTTTGTAGGTGACGGCATGTACGAAGAACATGGTGGATGCCCCTCTGGCGGCGTAGTTATTAAAATTGGTTACGTTTCCGGCAAACAATGTATTGTTGTCGCCAATGATGCAACGGTAAAAGCCGGAGCTTGGTTTCCTATAACAGGAAAGAAAAACCTACGTGCGCAGGAAATTGCCATGGAAAACCGCTTACCCATTATCTATTTAGTAGATAGTGCAGGTGTTTATCTTCCTTTACAGGATGAAATTTTTCCTGACAAAGAGCATTTTGGAAGAATATTCCGAAACAATGCTAAAATGAGCAGCATGGGCATCACCCAAATTGCTGCGGTTATGGGTAGTTGTGTTGCTGGTGGAGCCTATTTACCCATAATGAGTGATGAAGCTCTAATAGTTGATAAAACAGGTAGTATTTTCTTAGCTGGAAGCTATCTCGTAAAAGCTGCTATTGGAGAAACTATAGACAATGAAACCTTAGGTGGGGCTACCACACATTGTGAAGTAAGTGGTGTAACCGATTATAAAGCTAAAGATGATGCTGATGCGCTGACCACCATTAAGAACATCATGGATAAAATTGGTGATTTTGATAAAGCCGGATATAATAGAAAGCCTACCATAAAGCCAAAGGAAAACCCAGATGATATGTTTGGTATTCTTCCTAACACCAGAACGGACCAGTATGATATGGGCGAAATTATTAAGCGGCTAGTAGACAACTCAGAGTTTGATGAGTATAAAGAAGGGTATGGAAAAACTATTTTAACCGGCTATGCCAGAATTGATGGATGGGCCGTTGGTATTGTTGCTAACCAGCGCAAAGTGGTAAAAACCCAAAAAGGAGAAATGCAGTTTGGTGGTGTTATCTACTCCGATTCTGCCGATAAAGCTACTCGGTTTATTGCTAATTGCAATCAAAAGAAAATCCCTCTAGTATTCCTGCAAGATGTTACAGGTTTCATGGTGGGTAGTAAAAGTGAACATGGTGGTATCATTAAAGATGGGGCTAAAATGGTGAACGCTGTGAGTAATTCTGTAGTGCCTAAATTCACTATTGTAATTGGCAATAGTTATGGTGCAGGTAACTACGCTATGTGTGGCAAAGCTTATGACCCAAGATTGATTGTAGCCTGGCCAAGCGCTGAGTTAGCCGTTATGGGCGGTAACTCTGCAGCAAAAGTATTGCTGCAGATTGAAAAAGCATCACTCAAAAAGAAAGGCGAAACATTAACAGAAAAGAAGGAAGCGGAACTGTTCAATAAAATTAAAAGTAGATATGATAACCAAGTTTCTCCTTATTATGCAGCTTCACGGCTTTGGACGGATGCCATTATAAATCCTTTGGATACCCGTAAATGGATATCAATGGGAATAGAGGCTGCGAACCATGCTCCAATCGAAAAAGATTTTAATTTAGGTGTTATTCAGGTTTAA
- a CDS encoding Gfo/Idh/MocA family protein: MTQAVRWGIVGLGSIAHTFAKDLALVSGGTLTAVASRSIDKAKEFANEYGAAHTFDSYDALFESNEVDVVYIATPHTSHEVLSVRAMEKGKHVLCEKPMGVNPEQVARMIAVAEKNQVFLMEALWSRFNPSIQEARQLVQNGEIGSIGFIHADFAFYALGRDAENRLLNPNLAGGSLLDIGIYPIFLSYLFLGMPKKIQASSHFYKTGVEMQTSMIFEYENAQAILYSGLNSKSEMKAEISGNEGSIFLHPRWHEAQGYTIEKEGELIDYGLPTYGRGYTYEIEEVQDCLISGQLQSNIWSHQNSKDLARLLYEVRQKSGVIFPFEEQKQA, translated from the coding sequence ATGACACAAGCAGTACGTTGGGGAATTGTAGGATTGGGAAGTATTGCCCACACTTTTGCAAAAGATTTGGCTCTAGTTTCTGGGGGTACGCTTACCGCTGTTGCTTCTAGAAGTATAGATAAAGCAAAGGAATTTGCTAATGAATATGGTGCTGCCCACACTTTTGATAGTTATGATGCTCTTTTTGAATCTAATGAGGTTGATGTAGTTTATATTGCTACTCCACACACGTCTCATGAAGTTTTAAGCGTAAGAGCTATGGAGAAGGGAAAGCATGTACTTTGTGAGAAGCCTATGGGCGTGAATCCTGAGCAAGTTGCACGAATGATTGCCGTTGCAGAAAAGAATCAGGTTTTTTTAATGGAAGCTTTATGGAGCCGTTTCAACCCTTCTATTCAAGAAGCAAGACAACTTGTACAAAATGGAGAAATTGGTTCAATTGGGTTTATTCATGCTGATTTTGCTTTTTATGCTCTGGGAAGGGATGCCGAAAATAGACTTTTGAATCCCAATCTGGCCGGAGGGTCTTTGTTGGATATAGGTATATATCCTATCTTTCTATCTTATTTGTTCTTGGGAATGCCCAAGAAAATACAAGCTTCGTCTCATTTTTATAAGACAGGAGTAGAAATGCAGACTTCTATGATATTTGAATATGAAAATGCACAAGCTATTCTATACAGCGGATTGAATTCAAAATCTGAAATGAAGGCTGAAATATCAGGGAATGAAGGCAGTATTTTTCTTCACCCAAGGTGGCACGAAGCACAGGGGTATACAATAGAAAAAGAAGGTGAATTGATTGATTACGGATTGCCTACTTATGGCAGGGGTTATACCTATGAAATTGAAGAAGTCCAGGATTGTTTAATTTCCGGACAACTCCAAAGTAACATTTGGAGCCATCAGAATAGTAAGGATTTGGCCCGGCTTCTGTATGAGGTACGGCAAAAATCTGGAGTTATTTTTCCTTTTGAGGAACAAAAGCAGGCTTAG
- a CDS encoding CAL67264 family membrane protein, translated as MGMNKNTVLAWATFIMIFVGLALIALGAFRYDEVAGWGFASVGIGFFAIAWVFNALKGRV; from the coding sequence ATGGGAATGAATAAAAATACCGTTTTGGCATGGGCCACATTTATTATGATTTTTGTGGGGCTAGCACTAATTGCTTTAGGAGCTTTTAGATACGATGAAGTTGCCGGTTGGGGATTTGCCTCCGTTGGAATTGGATTTTTTGCTATTGCTTGGGTGTTTAACGCTCTTAAAGGAAGAGTTTAA
- the ettA gene encoding energy-dependent translational throttle protein EttA, whose product MSDDKKVIFSMSGVTKTYKNANTPVLKNIYLSFFYGAKIGILGLNGSGKSTLLKIIAGVDKNFQGDVVFSPGYKVGYLEQEPELDENKTVLEIVKEGVSETVAILDEYNKINDMFGLPEVYEDADKMQKLMDKQAELQDQIDASNAWELDTKLEIAMDALRTPEPDKKIGVLSGGERRRVALCRLLLQEPEILLLDEPTNHLDAESVHWLEHHLAQYKGTVIAVTHDRYFLDNVAGWILELDRGEGIPWKGNYSSWLDQKSKRLAEESKTASKRQKTLERELDWVRQGAKGRQTKQKARLKNYDKLMSQDQKQLDEKLEIYIPNGPRLGTNVLEAKGVSKAYDDKLLYEDLNFKLPQAGIVGVIGPNGAGKTTIFRMIMGEETPDKGDFEVGETAKISYVDQSHSNIDPEKSIWQNFSDEQELIMMGGRQVNSRAYLSRFNFSGSEQNKKVNMLSGGERNRLHLAMTLKEEGNVLLLDEPTNDLDVNTLRALEEGLENFAGCAVVISHDRWFLDRICTHILAFEGDSQVYFFEGSFSDYEENKKKRLGGDLIPQRIKYKKLIR is encoded by the coding sequence ATGTCTGATGATAAGAAGGTGATTTTCTCCATGTCAGGAGTCACCAAAACATATAAGAATGCGAATACGCCCGTTCTTAAAAATATATATTTAAGTTTTTTTTACGGAGCCAAGATCGGTATTTTAGGTCTTAACGGATCAGGTAAATCTACCTTGCTTAAAATTATTGCTGGAGTTGATAAGAACTTTCAGGGTGATGTTGTTTTTTCACCTGGATATAAAGTGGGGTACTTAGAGCAAGAGCCAGAGTTGGATGAGAATAAAACTGTTCTCGAAATTGTAAAAGAGGGAGTAAGCGAGACTGTAGCTATACTTGATGAGTATAACAAAATCAACGATATGTTCGGGCTTCCGGAAGTCTATGAAGATGCTGATAAGATGCAGAAGTTGATGGATAAACAAGCTGAGCTTCAAGATCAAATTGATGCGTCAAACGCTTGGGAACTAGATACGAAACTAGAAATAGCAATGGATGCACTTCGTACTCCTGAACCCGATAAGAAAATCGGGGTGCTTTCTGGAGGTGAAAGAAGACGAGTTGCCCTTTGTCGTCTATTGTTACAAGAGCCAGAAATATTATTATTAGATGAACCTACCAACCATCTTGATGCAGAATCTGTGCACTGGTTGGAACATCATTTAGCACAATATAAGGGTACAGTAATCGCTGTAACTCATGATAGGTACTTCTTGGACAATGTAGCGGGATGGATTTTGGAATTGGATAGAGGGGAAGGTATACCTTGGAAAGGAAACTACTCTAGCTGGTTAGATCAGAAATCCAAACGTTTGGCGGAAGAAAGCAAAACTGCTTCTAAAAGACAGAAGACGTTGGAACGAGAGTTGGACTGGGTTCGTCAGGGAGCTAAAGGCCGTCAGACCAAGCAAAAGGCTCGTTTAAAGAATTATGATAAGTTAATGAGTCAAGACCAAAAACAACTTGATGAAAAACTAGAAATCTATATTCCAAATGGTCCACGTTTGGGAACAAATGTACTTGAGGCTAAAGGCGTGAGTAAAGCTTATGATGATAAGTTGCTTTATGAAGACCTAAACTTTAAACTTCCTCAAGCAGGTATAGTTGGTGTAATTGGTCCAAACGGTGCTGGTAAGACTACTATTTTTAGGATGATTATGGGCGAAGAAACGCCTGATAAAGGTGATTTTGAAGTAGGGGAGACTGCTAAGATTTCTTATGTTGATCAAAGTCACTCAAACATAGACCCGGAGAAATCAATCTGGCAAAACTTTAGTGATGAGCAAGAGCTTATTATGATGGGTGGCCGTCAAGTAAATTCCAGAGCGTATTTAAGCAGGTTCAATTTCTCTGGAAGTGAGCAAAACAAGAAGGTAAATATGCTTTCCGGTGGTGAGCGTAACCGTCTTCACTTAGCTATGACGCTAAAAGAAGAGGGTAATGTATTACTTTTGGATGAGCCTACTAATGATTTAGACGTTAATACGTTACGAGCACTAGAGGAAGGTCTTGAAAATTTTGCAGGATGTGCGGTGGTTATCTCTCACGACCGTTGGTTCTTAGATCGTATCTGTACTCATATATTGGCGTTCGAAGGTGATTCTCAAGTCTATTTCTTTGAAGGTTCTTTCTCTGATTACGAAGAGAATAAGAAGAAACGTTTGGGGGGAGATTTAATTCCTCAACGTATTAAATACAAGAAGTTAATTCGATAA
- a CDS encoding MBL fold metallo-hydrolase — MKNLLLVLMSSSILFIGCKENKKEKTHEANDKTVAASMEKTKNSEAKITPIEHATAILEWNNITIYIDPVGGAEAFKGYKSPDLILITDIHGDHLNVETIEALGTDKAKIIVPQAVADKLPKVFTPQIDVLNNRESKERYGITVEAVPMYNLREEALKFHEKGRGNGYILNIDGQRIYFSGDTEDIPEMRALKNIDKAFICMNLPYTMTPESAAAGVLAFKPKQVYPYHYRGKPDVSDVSKFKELVNAGDPEIEVVQLDWYPNDDY; from the coding sequence ATGAAAAACCTTTTATTAGTACTGATGAGCTCTAGCATTCTTTTTATTGGATGTAAAGAGAATAAAAAAGAGAAAACACATGAAGCAAATGATAAAACAGTAGCTGCATCAATGGAAAAGACAAAAAATTCCGAAGCAAAAATAACTCCGATTGAACATGCAACTGCCATTTTAGAATGGAACAATATTACCATTTACATCGACCCCGTTGGAGGAGCCGAAGCTTTTAAAGGGTATAAATCTCCGGACTTAATATTAATCACCGATATTCATGGTGACCATTTAAACGTTGAGACCATAGAGGCCTTGGGAACTGATAAAGCTAAAATAATAGTTCCACAAGCAGTAGCAGATAAATTACCGAAAGTTTTCACGCCACAGATCGATGTTTTAAATAATAGAGAGAGTAAAGAGCGTTATGGAATTACTGTTGAGGCCGTACCTATGTATAACTTAAGGGAGGAAGCTTTAAAATTCCACGAAAAAGGACGTGGTAACGGTTATATATTAAATATTGATGGTCAACGTATCTATTTTTCAGGTGATACTGAAGATATACCAGAAATGAGAGCTTTAAAAAATATAGATAAAGCATTTATATGTATGAATCTCCCCTACACCATGACACCTGAAAGTGCTGCGGCCGGGGTATTAGCTTTTAAGCCAAAACAAGTGTATCCATACCATTACAGAGGCAAACCAGATGTTAGCGATGTTTCTAAATTCAAAGAATTAGTAAATGCAGGTGACCCTGAAATTGAAGTCGTTCAATTAGATTGGTACCCAAATGACGATTATTAA
- a CDS encoding GNAT family N-acetyltransferase — MSIKIIPFKPTHAPIFKELNHKWIEQYFSVEPMDIYLLENCKEHIIDKGGYIFFAKKEDTITGCFALLPVNNTTFELGKMAVSSEFQGLKIGQKMLSFAIEFAKEKALETLILYSSTKLDNALHIYKKFGFKEVPIEKHVEYARSDIKMQLTL, encoded by the coding sequence ATGTCCATTAAAATTATACCTTTTAAACCTACTCATGCTCCCATTTTTAAAGAGCTAAACCATAAATGGATAGAACAATACTTTTCGGTTGAACCAATGGATATTTACCTCCTAGAAAATTGTAAAGAACATATCATTGATAAGGGAGGATATATCTTTTTTGCGAAAAAAGAAGATACCATAACAGGGTGTTTCGCTCTTTTACCTGTAAACAACACTACTTTTGAATTAGGGAAAATGGCTGTTTCATCAGAATTTCAAGGACTTAAAATTGGTCAGAAGATGTTATCCTTTGCTATAGAATTTGCCAAAGAAAAAGCTTTGGAAACACTTATTCTATACTCTAGTACAAAATTAGATAATGCTCTACACATTTATAAGAAATTCGGTTTTAAGGAGGTTCCCATTGAAAAACATGTAGAATACGCACGAAGTGACATAAAAATGCAATTAACCCTATAA
- the fumC gene encoding class II fumarate hydratase, with protein MSFRIEKDTMGQVEVPSDKYWGAQTERSRNNFKIGPSGSMPLDVVYGFAYLKKAAAYANHELGVLAEEKRDLIAQVCDEILDSKHDDQFPLVIWQTGSGTQSNMNVNEVIANRAHEIAGKKIGEGEKTIQPNDDVNKSQSSNDTFPTGMHIAAYKKIVQNTIPGVTQLRDTLNKKSKDFAQVVKIGRTHLMDATPLTLGQEFSGYVSQLDHGLKALNNTLDHLSELALGGTAVGTGLNTPSGYDVLVAKYIAEFTGLPFRTAENKFEALAAHDAIVESHGALKQLAVSLNKIANDVRMMASGPRSGIGEIIIPANEPGSSIMPGKVNPTQCEAMTMVCAQVMGNDVAVSVGGTQGHYELNVFKPMMAANILQSAELLGDACVSFDVNCAAGIEPNHEVIKELLNNSLMLVTALNTKIGYYKAAEIANTAHKNGTTLKVEAVNLGYVTAEDYDEWVKPEEMVGSLK; from the coding sequence ATGAGCTTTAGAATCGAAAAAGATACAATGGGCCAAGTAGAGGTTCCTAGTGATAAATATTGGGGCGCCCAAACTGAGCGTTCTAGAAACAACTTTAAAATAGGTCCTTCAGGATCCATGCCTTTAGATGTAGTGTATGGCTTTGCTTATTTGAAGAAAGCTGCCGCGTATGCCAATCATGAATTAGGTGTTCTCGCGGAGGAAAAAAGAGACCTTATTGCCCAAGTGTGCGATGAAATTTTAGATAGCAAGCATGACGATCAATTTCCGTTGGTTATTTGGCAGACTGGATCCGGTACGCAAAGTAACATGAACGTTAACGAAGTTATAGCGAACCGTGCACACGAAATAGCGGGCAAAAAAATAGGCGAAGGTGAAAAAACAATTCAGCCCAACGATGATGTGAATAAATCACAATCTTCCAACGACACCTTCCCTACAGGAATGCATATAGCTGCCTATAAAAAAATAGTACAGAATACGATACCAGGCGTAACTCAATTGCGAGATACTCTAAATAAAAAATCGAAAGATTTTGCCCAAGTAGTTAAAATTGGCAGAACTCATCTTATGGATGCGACTCCCCTAACTTTGGGCCAAGAGTTTTCTGGCTATGTCTCTCAGTTAGACCATGGCTTAAAAGCCTTGAATAACACCTTAGACCACTTAAGTGAATTAGCTTTGGGAGGAACTGCAGTGGGAACAGGTTTGAATACGCCAAGCGGCTATGATGTTCTTGTGGCAAAATATATTGCTGAATTTACCGGTCTTCCTTTTCGTACAGCAGAAAACAAGTTTGAGGCATTAGCAGCGCATGATGCTATCGTGGAAAGCCATGGTGCCCTTAAGCAATTGGCTGTTTCTCTAAACAAAATAGCGAATGACGTTCGTATGATGGCTTCTGGACCTAGATCAGGTATCGGTGAAATTATTATCCCTGCAAACGAGCCGGGTAGTTCTATAATGCCTGGTAAGGTTAACCCAACTCAATGTGAAGCAATGACAATGGTTTGTGCCCAAGTAATGGGTAATGACGTTGCTGTTTCTGTTGGTGGCACGCAAGGACATTATGAATTGAACGTGTTTAAGCCTATGATGGCTGCTAACATCCTTCAATCTGCAGAATTGCTTGGTGATGCCTGTGTAAGCTTTGATGTGAACTGTGCCGCCGGAATTGAGCCTAATCACGAAGTTATTAAAGAGCTTTTGAACAACTCTTTAATGCTGGTTACAGCCTTGAATACTAAAATAGGATATTACAAAGCTGCTGAAATTGCTAATACAGCACATAAAAACGGAACCACGTTAAAAGTGGAAGCTGTCAATCTAGGCTATGTTACTGCAGAAGATTATGACGAATGGGTAAAACCAGAAGAAATGGTAGGAAGTCTAAAGTAG
- a CDS encoding outer membrane beta-barrel family protein yields MKKPFLITLLLLSINTFAQRPQRPQNQEQEPIKITGKVLDKDDGQPLEYATLVLHSVKNPEKVTGGITNIDGVFEVEAAPGEYNVSIEYISYKTYKLPKQQLNKSIDLGTIKLALDVAQLEGVEVVGEKTTVEVRLDKKIYNIGKDLTTSGATISDALNNVPSVNVDVEGGISLRGNENVRILINGKPSALAGFGSTDALQELPADAIEKVEVITSPSARYDAEGTAGILNIVLKREKTLGFNGSVNVNIGYPSRSGISVNANLRTDNFNIFNTLGYRYSNSPGHAFYNNTYIDVDGNQVYDQINEERDYTRSGKGLNNNFGVEYFINKKSSITGSFFLRFQDGDDLTENYSNYFKDGLLSRQSFREEIELEDEENYQFSLNYMNNIDDDGQKLTADLQYSNGDEVETSTIDDNNTFPNSSLNTLESVYQNEIEDEYLIQADYVLPLGDAQFEAGYRGTFEREITDYKLDSLNRNTGLFVTNEDLTNKFEYHENVNALYTQYGNKFGKFSFLAGLRLENTQLKGEVTSEYDTSSIEEALGQDVDLNFDKNYLGLFPTLNFIFEIGEMENISLGYNRRINRPRGRFINPFPSRSSRANIFQGNPDLDPAYSNSFDLGYLKRWDKLTLTSSVYYKRETNSFEYIQQATGQITTDSVRIIRSIPINLSSNERIGAEAGILYNPKKWLRINSSVNFFQFSSDGEFDGVDYGTDNTSWFARFGSKVSLPKKIEWQTNAFYMGPRQNAQTKTDGMLSINLAFSKDIMNDKGTVSFNVSDLLNSRKRQSYTVSDDFISESEFQYRPRSITLSFRYRINQAKERERKGRGDDNGGGDDEMEG; encoded by the coding sequence ATGAAAAAACCGTTCTTGATTACCCTGTTACTGTTATCGATAAATACTTTCGCACAACGGCCGCAGAGGCCCCAGAATCAAGAACAAGAACCCATTAAAATAACCGGAAAAGTTCTGGATAAAGATGATGGGCAACCCTTAGAATACGCTACTCTAGTACTTCACAGTGTAAAAAATCCCGAAAAGGTAACCGGTGGTATTACCAATATTGATGGGGTATTTGAAGTAGAAGCAGCTCCAGGAGAATACAACGTAAGTATAGAGTACATCTCGTACAAAACGTACAAATTACCCAAACAACAGCTCAACAAGTCAATAGATTTAGGAACAATAAAACTTGCACTAGATGTAGCACAATTAGAGGGTGTTGAAGTTGTTGGAGAAAAAACTACAGTTGAGGTTAGGCTCGATAAAAAAATATACAACATTGGTAAAGACCTTACTACAAGTGGTGCTACCATTAGCGATGCACTAAACAATGTTCCTTCCGTAAATGTAGATGTTGAAGGAGGCATTAGCCTTAGGGGCAATGAAAACGTTAGAATTTTAATTAACGGAAAACCTTCCGCCCTAGCCGGTTTTGGCTCTACAGATGCGCTACAAGAACTACCTGCGGACGCTATTGAAAAGGTTGAAGTAATTACCAGCCCATCTGCACGTTATGATGCCGAAGGTACAGCAGGTATTTTGAACATCGTTTTAAAACGAGAGAAGACTCTAGGTTTTAACGGTTCCGTAAACGTTAATATAGGATACCCTAGTAGAAGTGGAATATCAGTAAATGCCAATCTACGAACAGACAACTTTAATATATTCAATACCCTGGGTTACCGCTACAGCAATTCACCCGGACATGCTTTTTACAACAATACATATATTGATGTAGATGGAAATCAAGTATACGATCAAATTAATGAAGAGCGCGATTATACAAGGTCAGGCAAAGGCCTGAATAACAACTTTGGAGTGGAATATTTTATTAATAAAAAATCATCCATCACTGGTAGTTTTTTCTTGCGTTTTCAAGATGGTGACGATCTTACTGAAAACTATAGCAACTACTTTAAAGACGGACTACTTTCCAGGCAAAGTTTCAGAGAAGAAATTGAATTGGAAGATGAGGAGAACTATCAATTCTCTCTAAACTACATGAACAATATTGATGATGACGGACAAAAATTGACAGCAGACCTTCAATACTCCAATGGAGACGAGGTGGAAACTTCAACTATTGATGATAACAATACTTTCCCTAATTCAAGTTTAAATACACTAGAAAGTGTTTATCAAAACGAAATTGAAGATGAATATTTAATCCAGGCAGATTACGTATTACCATTAGGTGACGCCCAGTTTGAGGCAGGTTATAGAGGCACGTTCGAAAGGGAGATTACTGATTACAAACTTGATTCGTTAAATCGTAATACAGGATTATTCGTTACCAACGAAGACTTGACCAATAAATTTGAATATCACGAAAATGTGAATGCGCTATACACCCAGTATGGTAACAAATTTGGTAAATTCTCTTTTCTTGCGGGGTTACGTTTAGAAAATACTCAATTAAAAGGAGAGGTTACTTCTGAGTATGACACCAGTTCAATTGAAGAAGCACTAGGGCAAGATGTTGACCTTAATTTTGATAAAAATTATTTGGGCCTCTTCCCTACTCTGAACTTTATCTTTGAAATAGGCGAAATGGAGAACATATCCCTAGGCTATAACCGCCGTATAAACCGGCCTAGAGGACGTTTTATAAACCCATTCCCTTCTCGATCTAGTAGAGCAAACATATTTCAGGGAAATCCTGATCTGGATCCAGCTTATTCCAATTCGTTTGACTTGGGATACCTAAAACGATGGGATAAGCTTACGCTTACCTCTTCTGTGTATTATAAACGTGAGACCAACTCGTTTGAATACATTCAGCAAGCTACAGGGCAAATAACGACGGATAGCGTGCGAATTATACGATCCATACCTATTAACCTTTCCTCTAATGAGAGAATTGGAGCAGAAGCAGGTATTCTTTATAATCCAAAAAAATGGTTGCGAATTAATAGTAGTGTAAACTTCTTTCAATTTTCGAGTGATGGAGAATTTGATGGTGTTGATTATGGAACGGACAATACAAGCTGGTTTGCCCGTTTTGGATCAAAAGTAAGCTTGCCAAAGAAGATTGAATGGCAAACGAATGCCTTTTATATGGGCCCTCGCCAAAATGCTCAGACAAAAACTGATGGAATGCTTTCCATTAATTTAGCATTCAGTAAAGATATCATGAATGATAAGGGTACGGTTTCATTTAATGTGAGTGACCTTCTCAATTCAAGAAAACGACAGTCGTATACTGTTTCAGACGATTTCATCTCTGAAAGCGAATTTCAATATAGACCTAGGTCAATTACCTTATCATTTCGGTACAGAATAAACCAAGCTAAAGAACGAGAGCGCAAAGGCAGAGGTGACGATAATGGCGGTGGAGATGATGAAATGGAAGGATAA